The following are encoded together in the Streptomyces sp. NBC_00358 genome:
- the nhaA gene encoding Na+/H+ antiporter NhaA — MPSETSPLSGQTQCGNRARSPLRAFLRTETGSAAVLLAATLVALAWANIGPDSYESVWGTELSIRIGSGGVSMDLREWVNSGLMTLFFFVVGLEARREFDLGELRERRRVTLPLLAGLSGMIVPVVVYLAITSGHGSAAHGWGAAMSTDTAFALGMLAIFGSRLPTNLRVFMLTVAVVDDFLALAIIVVAYSDTISLPALLTALGLFVVVLLLRRTIGARIPSLYGVLGVAIWVALLKSGIDPVVTGLAMGMLTYAYSAERSDLEHASRLFRRFREQPTPELERTVRRGLASTLSPNERLQQMFHPWTSYVIVPLFALANAGITLSAGQLADAFTSPVTLGILFGYLLGKPVGIIGGTWLTTRAARGRLHPPVGWGAITAGGTLAGVGFTVALLIASLAFTGDRLAQAKVGILAAVACSFLLTWVVTLVIGALTGRSRARALLGTGQSIVDLSEPVDVERDHVRGPLEAPVTLVEYGDFECPYCGLAETVVRELLADFGDVRYVWRHLPLTDVHPNAQLAAQAAEAAARQDRYWEMHDLLMGHQGDLGPKDLFRYSARLGLDSDRFREDLRGVAAAARVAMDVESADLSGVSGTPTFFVNGRRHYGAYDIASLTAAVRAARQRASLTGAGQET; from the coding sequence ATGCCATCCGAGACGTCGCCCCTGTCAGGTCAGACTCAGTGCGGCAACCGCGCCCGCAGCCCGTTGCGCGCGTTCCTGCGGACGGAGACCGGCAGCGCCGCCGTGCTGCTGGCCGCCACCTTGGTGGCGCTGGCCTGGGCCAACATCGGTCCCGACTCGTACGAGAGCGTGTGGGGCACCGAGCTGTCGATCCGTATCGGGTCGGGCGGAGTGTCGATGGACCTGCGCGAATGGGTGAACAGCGGCCTGATGACGCTGTTCTTCTTCGTCGTCGGCCTGGAGGCGCGCCGCGAGTTCGACCTGGGCGAGCTGCGAGAACGCCGCCGGGTCACCCTGCCGCTGCTGGCGGGTCTCAGCGGCATGATCGTCCCCGTCGTCGTGTACCTGGCCATCACCTCGGGCCATGGCTCCGCGGCGCACGGCTGGGGTGCCGCCATGTCGACCGACACCGCCTTCGCCCTGGGCATGCTGGCCATCTTCGGCTCACGGCTGCCCACCAATCTCCGCGTCTTCATGCTCACCGTCGCCGTGGTGGACGACTTCCTGGCGCTGGCCATCATCGTCGTCGCCTACAGCGACACCATCTCGCTGCCCGCGCTGCTGACGGCGCTCGGCCTGTTCGTGGTCGTCCTGTTGCTGCGGCGCACCATCGGCGCGCGGATTCCGTCCCTTTACGGCGTGCTGGGCGTGGCGATCTGGGTGGCGCTCCTGAAGTCGGGCATCGACCCGGTGGTGACAGGTCTCGCGATGGGCATGCTGACGTACGCGTACTCGGCGGAGCGCAGCGATCTGGAACACGCCAGCCGACTGTTCCGGCGTTTCCGCGAGCAGCCGACGCCGGAGCTGGAGCGCACGGTGCGGCGCGGTCTCGCCTCGACGCTCTCCCCGAACGAGCGGCTCCAGCAGATGTTCCATCCCTGGACCAGTTACGTGATCGTGCCGCTGTTCGCCCTCGCCAACGCCGGAATCACCCTGAGCGCCGGTCAGCTCGCCGACGCCTTCACCTCACCGGTCACCCTCGGCATCCTCTTCGGCTACCTGCTGGGCAAGCCCGTCGGCATCATCGGCGGCACCTGGCTCACCACACGCGCCGCCCGAGGACGTCTTCACCCGCCCGTGGGCTGGGGCGCCATCACGGCCGGGGGCACGCTGGCCGGTGTGGGCTTCACCGTGGCGCTGCTGATCGCGTCGCTGGCCTTCACCGGCGACCGTCTGGCGCAGGCAAAGGTCGGCATTCTGGCCGCGGTCGCGTGCTCGTTCCTCCTGACCTGGGTCGTCACCCTGGTCATCGGTGCGCTCACCGGGCGCTCCCGCGCGCGGGCGCTCCTCGGCACCGGTCAGAGCATCGTGGACCTCAGCGAACCCGTCGATGTGGAGCGCGACCATGTGCGCGGGCCGCTCGAAGCGCCCGTGACCCTCGTCGAGTACGGCGACTTCGAGTGTCCGTACTGCGGTCTTGCCGAGACCGTGGTGCGCGAACTGCTCGCCGACTTCGGTGACGTGCGCTATGTGTGGCGCCATCTTCCGCTCACCGACGTGCACCCCAACGCGCAGCTCGCCGCCCAGGCGGCCGAGGCCGCGGCCCGCCAGGACCGCTATTGGGAGATGCACGACCTTCTCATGGGACACCAGGGTGACCTGGGGCCGAAGGACCTCTTCCGGTACTCCGCCCGCCTCGGCCTCGACAGCGACCGTTTCCGCGAGGACCTCCGGGGCGTCGCGGCCGCGGCCCGGGTGGCCATGGACGTCGAATCGGCCGACCTCAGCGGTGTGTCGGGCACACCGACGTTCTTCGTCAACGGCCGCCGTCACTACGGCGCCTACGACATCGCCTCGCTGACGGCCGCCGTCCGCGCCGCGCGCCAGCGGGCGTCGCTGACGGGAGCGGGTCAGGAGACCTGA
- a CDS encoding GlxA family transcriptional regulator, giving the protein MSHIVFFLVPGVHLLDLAGPAQVFSTADDFGHPYTLDYVAEQPRIRTAQGLPLVTRLDWPELGPEDLIVVPGWRAPTLTDGPPIGEAGLRVLRDHHANGGTVASVCAGADALGRAGLLDGRRCTTHHDVQDDLARRYPRAVVVRDVLYTEDDRVVTSAGIASGIDLALHLIATRHGPAVGARVARDMVVYARRNGHEPQTSAMLRYRSHLDDTVHRAQDLLDARFDRPLPLPELAAAVGVSERTLTRLFGRATDGLTPLRYQQALRLERAEHLISHGATVDAAAHAVGFEDARMLRRLRARAN; this is encoded by the coding sequence GTGAGCCACATCGTCTTCTTCCTGGTGCCCGGAGTCCATCTGCTGGACCTGGCCGGCCCCGCGCAGGTCTTCTCCACGGCCGACGACTTCGGGCACCCCTACACCCTCGACTACGTCGCCGAGCAGCCGCGGATCCGCACCGCTCAGGGGCTGCCGCTGGTGACCCGGCTCGACTGGCCCGAGCTCGGCCCCGAGGATCTGATCGTCGTGCCCGGCTGGCGGGCGCCCACCCTCACCGACGGTCCGCCCATCGGTGAGGCCGGCCTGCGGGTCCTGCGGGACCACCACGCGAACGGCGGCACCGTCGCCAGTGTCTGCGCGGGAGCCGACGCGCTCGGCCGGGCCGGTCTGCTCGACGGCCGTCGCTGCACCACGCACCACGACGTCCAGGACGATCTCGCCCGCCGTTACCCCCGGGCGGTCGTGGTCCGCGACGTCCTCTACACCGAGGACGACCGGGTGGTCACCTCGGCGGGGATCGCCAGCGGGATCGATCTCGCCCTGCACCTGATCGCCACCCGGCACGGCCCGGCCGTCGGTGCCCGGGTGGCGCGGGACATGGTGGTCTACGCACGGCGCAACGGCCATGAACCGCAGACCAGCGCGATGCTCCGGTACCGGTCCCACCTGGACGACACCGTGCACCGGGCCCAGGACCTGCTCGACGCCCGCTTCGACCGGCCGCTGCCCCTGCCGGAACTGGCCGCGGCCGTCGGCGTGAGCGAACGCACCCTCACCCGCCTGTTCGGGCGCGCGACCGACGGCCTCACACCGCTGCGCTATCAGCAGGCCCTGCGTCTGGAGCGCGCCGAGCACCTCATCAGCCACGGTGCCACCGTCGACGCCGCGGCCCACGCGGTGGGCTTCGAAGACGCCCGCATGCTGCGCCGTCTCCGGGCCCGCGCGAACTGA
- a CDS encoding isochorismatase family protein, which yields MNRALIVIDVQESFRAHPLWETISNPKIADQVDRLVGLARRAGDTVVWVLHSEPGSGDVFDPALGHVRLMEELRRQDGEPLIHKTSHNAFTTTNLQQLLTERGVRELTVCGIRTEQCVETTTRLASDLGYRVTFVTDATATNPVPHRDAPADRSVAELLADPRTLSAEEVIRRTEYALAGRFATIATVDELETGAGSRA from the coding sequence ATGAATCGAGCACTGATCGTCATCGACGTCCAGGAATCCTTCCGCGCCCACCCGCTGTGGGAGACCATCTCCAACCCGAAGATCGCCGACCAGGTGGACCGACTGGTCGGGCTCGCCCGCCGGGCCGGCGACACGGTGGTGTGGGTGCTGCACTCGGAGCCCGGCAGCGGTGATGTGTTCGACCCGGCCCTCGGCCATGTCCGGCTGATGGAGGAGCTCCGGCGCCAGGACGGCGAACCGCTGATCCACAAGACCTCGCACAACGCCTTCACCACCACCAATCTGCAGCAACTCCTCACCGAGCGCGGTGTCCGCGAGCTCACCGTCTGCGGCATCCGCACCGAGCAGTGCGTGGAGACCACCACCCGCCTCGCGAGCGACCTCGGCTACCGGGTCACCTTCGTCACCGACGCCACCGCCACCAACCCCGTCCCGCACCGCGACGCCCCCGCCGACCGGAGCGTGGCCGAACTGCTGGCGGACCCCCGGACCCTGAGCGCCGAGGAAGTCATCCGGCGCACCGAGTACGCCCTGGCCGGGCGCTTCGCCACCATCGCCACGGTGGACGAGCTGGAGACCGGGGCCGGGTCTCGGGCATGA
- a CDS encoding ArsR/SmtB family transcription factor: MTEERGEAEEVDGVLAALADPTRRHLLDLLAARGEVTATQLAEELPVSRQAVVKHLAVLDAAGLVTGSRVGREVRYAVRPAALNATARWMAALAADWDRRLANIKRVAEAAERASRT, encoded by the coding sequence GTGACCGAGGAACGAGGCGAGGCCGAGGAGGTCGACGGCGTCCTCGCCGCGCTGGCCGATCCGACGAGACGCCATCTGCTCGATCTGCTGGCGGCCCGGGGCGAGGTCACGGCCACACAACTCGCCGAGGAACTGCCCGTCTCGCGTCAGGCGGTGGTCAAGCATCTCGCTGTGCTGGACGCGGCCGGCCTCGTCACCGGGAGCCGGGTGGGGCGCGAGGTGCGGTACGCGGTACGGCCGGCCGCGTTGAACGCGACCGCTCGTTGGATGGCCGCACTCGCCGCCGACTGGGACCGGCGCCTGGCGAACATCAAGCGCGTCGCCGAGGCGGCGGAACGCGCGTCCCGTACGTAG
- a CDS encoding SRPBCC domain-containing protein, with protein sequence MTEDRIERETLIEAPLERVWPLVAVPGFWVADEESLPTAQGTEGESAVVKNAQYGEFPVRVEKVQPPTYVAYRWTSAFPGDELSDGNSTLVEFTLIPEGANTRLRVVESGFAALSGSPDLRRKAHEDNSNGWPQVLDAFKKRATQPSV encoded by the coding sequence ATGACCGAGGACCGGATCGAACGCGAGACCCTGATCGAAGCGCCCCTGGAGCGGGTATGGCCGTTGGTGGCCGTGCCCGGATTCTGGGTGGCCGACGAGGAGAGCCTGCCCACGGCGCAGGGCACGGAAGGCGAGTCGGCGGTGGTCAAGAACGCCCAGTACGGGGAGTTCCCGGTGCGGGTGGAGAAGGTCCAGCCGCCCACGTACGTCGCCTACCGCTGGACCAGTGCGTTCCCGGGAGACGAGTTGAGCGACGGCAACAGCACCCTGGTCGAGTTCACCCTGATCCCGGAAGGCGCGAACACGCGGCTGCGTGTCGTCGAGAGCGGCTTCGCGGCGCTCTCCGGGTCGCCGGACCTGCGGCGCAAGGCTCACGAGGACAACAGCAACGGCTGGCCCCAGGTGCTCGACGCGTTCAAGAAGCGCGCCACCCAGCCGTCGGTGTGA
- a CDS encoding phospholipase, with product MHRRLATGLAASAMAIATITATATAASAAPADKPQVLSSWTQTSASSYNTWVAARANQSAWSAYAFDWSTDYCSDSPDNPFGFPFATSCARHDFGYRNYKAAGAFDANKSRLDSALYADLERVCANYSGATKVSCDSTAWTYYQAVKAFG from the coding sequence ATGCACCGAAGACTCGCCACCGGCCTTGCCGCCTCGGCCATGGCCATTGCCACCATCACAGCGACCGCTACAGCCGCTAGCGCCGCCCCTGCCGACAAGCCCCAGGTCCTGTCCAGTTGGACCCAGACCAGCGCGTCGAGCTACAACACCTGGGTCGCCGCCCGAGCGAACCAGTCCGCCTGGTCAGCGTATGCCTTCGACTGGTCCACCGACTACTGTTCCGACTCGCCGGACAACCCGTTCGGCTTCCCCTTCGCCACCTCATGTGCCCGCCACGACTTCGGCTACCGCAACTACAAGGCCGCCGGCGCCTTCGATGCCAACAAGTCACGTCTGGACAGCGCCCTTTACGCGGATCTCGAACGGGTCTGCGCCAACTACAGCGGCGCGACGAAGGTCTCCTGCGACAGCACCGCCTGGACCTACTACCAAGCGGTCAAGGCCTTCGGCTGA
- a CDS encoding three-helix bundle dimerization domain-containing protein, producing MKTDEPASTADESGAPREAGRAPAPPAGTGPTAAPAAHPGVRQAETVALLRLAARLKAAYPSVDPSVVDQVVATARGSFQQAKVRTYVPILVERRVRLLLGALDRDRTPAAPEAVGDATVERPTQAGTADRQTRNPGRPTLLGRWIPARLRPAPAPDMGRAGER from the coding sequence ATGAAGACGGACGAGCCGGCATCCACGGCCGACGAGAGCGGCGCACCGCGGGAAGCGGGTCGCGCCCCCGCTCCGCCCGCAGGCACCGGCCCGACGGCAGCCCCCGCCGCTCACCCGGGCGTCCGCCAGGCCGAGACGGTCGCCCTCCTTCGGCTGGCCGCACGGTTGAAGGCCGCCTACCCCTCGGTCGACCCGTCCGTCGTGGATCAGGTGGTCGCGACGGCCCGCGGTTCGTTCCAGCAGGCGAAGGTGAGAACGTACGTCCCGATCCTGGTCGAACGCCGGGTCCGGCTGCTGCTGGGCGCCCTCGACCGTGACCGGACCCCCGCCGCGCCGGAAGCCGTCGGCGACGCGACCGTGGAACGGCCGACACAGGCCGGAACGGCGGATCGGCAGACCCGGAACCCGGGACGGCCAACTCTGCTCGGCCGGTGGATACCCGCCAGACTCCGGCCCGCTCCCGCGCCCGACATGGGGCGTGCCGGTGAGCGCTGA
- a CDS encoding polyphosphate kinase 2 family protein, which translates to MTDARAERVAKLIEPLRVEPGSRVNLGEDFDPRYKAGLKKKHGAELLRAGVSLLAEYQERLAAQDTYGVLLCLQALDAGGKDGTIRHVMSGVNPQGVKVSSFKQPSAEELDHDYLWRYATKLPARGDIAIFNRSHYEEVLVVRVHPELLDRQRLPADVRGADIWDRRYRAVNDWERYLTDNGFKVVKIFLNLSKEEQRTRFMKRLDLPERNWKFSAADVRERRRWDAYQEAFSEMLSRTSTPWAPWYVVPADRKWFARVATAAVLVHTLMDIDPRYPVVGKEARKDLRAARRELEADAPEGAPADPYAATHPVPEGGGGRRRSGHRAKGRQTSAGASRTGKGKRE; encoded by the coding sequence ATGACGGATGCCAGGGCCGAGCGCGTCGCGAAGCTCATCGAGCCACTGCGGGTCGAACCGGGATCGCGTGTGAACCTGGGCGAGGACTTCGACCCCCGGTACAAGGCCGGTCTGAAGAAGAAGCACGGCGCGGAGCTGCTCCGCGCCGGCGTGTCGCTCCTCGCCGAGTACCAGGAACGGCTGGCGGCCCAGGACACGTACGGCGTACTGCTCTGTCTCCAGGCGCTCGACGCCGGTGGCAAGGACGGCACGATCCGGCACGTCATGAGCGGGGTGAACCCGCAGGGCGTCAAGGTGAGCAGCTTCAAGCAGCCCTCCGCCGAGGAGCTCGACCACGACTACCTGTGGCGGTACGCCACCAAGCTGCCAGCGCGTGGCGACATCGCGATCTTCAACCGTTCGCACTACGAGGAGGTGCTCGTCGTCCGGGTGCATCCGGAGCTCCTCGACCGGCAGCGGCTGCCGGCGGACGTGCGCGGCGCGGACATCTGGGATCGCCGCTACCGGGCCGTCAACGACTGGGAACGCTATCTGACCGACAACGGGTTCAAGGTCGTGAAGATCTTCCTGAACCTGTCCAAGGAGGAGCAGCGCACCCGGTTCATGAAGCGGCTCGACCTGCCGGAGCGGAACTGGAAGTTCTCCGCCGCCGACGTCCGGGAGCGCAGGCGGTGGGATGCGTACCAGGAGGCGTTCTCCGAGATGCTGTCGCGGACCAGTACGCCGTGGGCGCCCTGGTACGTCGTCCCGGCGGACCGGAAGTGGTTCGCGCGCGTCGCGACCGCGGCGGTGCTGGTTCACACGCTCATGGACATCGACCCTCGTTACCCGGTGGTGGGCAAGGAGGCGCGCAAGGACCTCCGGGCCGCGAGGCGGGAACTGGAGGCCGACGCTCCCGAGGGCGCGCCGGCCGATCCGTACGCGGCCACGCATCCCGTCCCCGAAGGGGGCGGCGGACGACGGCGGAGCGGCCACCGGGCGAAGGGGCGGCAGACGTCCGCCGGCGCATCGCGGACCGGGAAGGGCAAGCGCGAGTGA